The DNA region GGGCGCCTTGCGACGCCAGCGCGTCGAGGTGCGGCGTCTGGACGGCCGGCTCGCCGTAGCAGGCCAGCTCGGTGCTGATGTCCTCGGCCATGATCCAGACGATGTTGCTGCGGGCGCCAGCGGCGAGAACGGCGGGCGCCAGCAGACCGACAAGCAGCGAGGAAGCTACCAGCGTGGAAGCGAGCAGTCGCGCAAGCGCGTTGGATGGTGCGTGTTTCATCCACTCAAACCTAGTTGGCGCGGGGCGATCCTGCCATTGCTTGGGAAAAAGGCGTCAGGAACCTCTTTCGTTGACTTGTGGACGAGCGCCGCGGCCGGCTAACCTCGGCGAGTGGGACGACCACGCCGGGCCCCCTAGTGCGCGACGCCTTCTTGTCACCCGGGGGGGCGTTGTGCCGCTAGCAGCCCGTTGATCTAAGCGCATACTCCTGTGGCCCGCCAACTGTGAGCAGTTGGAGGCGTGACTCTGTAGGCCGGGCTCCCAGGCGAGCATGTGTGTCCCACAAGTTCTTCATCGCCGCGATGAGAAGCCAGGCGAGCTGCATAAGCCCGGCGGAGCCACCTTCGCCCTGCAGGCCCCTCGGCGTGCCGATCCCGAACAGCTTCCGCATTACCAGGCCCAGGTTCCGCACCAGCGCCGACGTCAGTAACCGCTTCCTCACCTTGTCGATCCCCCGCAGCCATGTGCGGCGTGACCCGCCGGTGTCGCACACGTGGGCGAAGCTGCGCTCGACCCGTTCACTCCTCAGCCGCTGGAGCCGTTTGTTCTTGGCGGTCTTGGTCCGCCGGCGGTTACCCTTCACCGCGCGCTGCTGCTCGACTGGCTTGGCGCTCAGACGCGACTCGCCGCGGCGCTTGGGCTCCGGCACATACGTCCGCACCCCGACCGACGTGACCAGTTCCAGCTGCTCGGCAGCGTGGTAGCCCTTGTCGGCAACCGCTTCTTCGATCTGCGCTTCCAGCCCAGCCTCTGACAGGTGCGTCTGCGCCTCCATCACGCTGTCGCAGAGGGTCTTCGTGTCGCTGTGGTCGCCGTGATAGACCTCTGCCGCCAAGATCAGCTCCGTCTCGATATCGACCACGTGCTCCGCCTTGTACGCCAAATGCGTGCGGCCGTCCTTGAGCTTGGTGATCCGTGCGCTCGGGTCGGTCGTGCTGACCCACTCGGCGTTCGAGACCCTTTTGTTCTTCCGCTTCTTATCGAAGCGGCGGACCTCTTCGTCGCTCGGCTCGTCTCCTTTTTCGATCACTCCTTCCTTCTTCATCAAGCCGATGACGTACGCCTTCCAGTCTTCTCCTGTGTCGCGCCGCACGATGCTCTTCATCGCCGCATCGGCTTCAAGGGTAGTCGAATCGACCGCTACCGTCTTGCCTTTTAGCAGTCCCTGCTGCGCCGCCAGTTGCAGCACCAGCCGGAACACTTCCTGGTGGACTTCCAGCGGCAGGCGGTCGCGGACCCGGCTGAGCGTCGAGTGATCGGGGGTCGCCTCGGTCAGCGGAACGCCCAGGAACTCCCGCAGGCTGAGGCTGTCGGCGCACCGCCACGCGATGCCCCGCTGTGAACCGATCCCCTCGAAGTAACCCACCATCAACATCCGGAAGTAGACTCCCGGCGGGACCGACGGCCGCCCACGCGTGCCGGTCGGCTGGTAGTACGGCTCGCACAGCTTCTCGACCTCGCGGTCGAAGCCCGCCTCGGAAAGCAGCCTATTGAGCCGCTTGTAGAACGCGTGCCCCTGACTCTTGGGCAGCTGCTGGGCCGTCACGAACAACACGTCCTGCCGATCCCGCTCTCGCCTTCCCATCCCCATCGCTTCGCTCCTGCTCAAGTCACGCTTTCGTCGGCGACGCAGTTTAGCGCCAAGGGGTTGGTCGGGGGAGTGGCATTTTTCAACGGGCTGCTAGGTCCGACGTGCCGGGGCGCAGGTCTTCCACACCTCCGCGGCTACTCGCCGGACGACCCCCGCGGCGGCAGGTGCGGCTCGGGCAGCGTGGGGGGCGTCGGATCTGAGGGCGGTGATGTCCACCGCCGTCAGATTGGGCGATAATCGAACCTGCCCAGGAGGGTCACTCCTTCGCTAGACAAATTGGCGCAGTTCCCCCCCTATGTGAGTCCCGCCTCGCCAATTCGTCCCTCACTCTCCGGTTCCACACGCACCTGCTA from Pirellulimonas nuda includes:
- a CDS encoding transposase; amino-acid sequence: MSRSEAMGMGRRERDRQDVLFVTAQQLPKSQGHAFYKRLNRLLSEAGFDREVEKLCEPYYQPTGTRGRPSVPPGVYFRMLMVGYFEGIGSQRGIAWRCADSLSLREFLGVPLTEATPDHSTLSRVRDRLPLEVHQEVFRLVLQLAAQQGLLKGKTVAVDSTTLEADAAMKSIVRRDTGEDWKAYVIGLMKKEGVIEKGDEPSDEEVRRFDKKRKNKRVSNAEWVSTTDPSARITKLKDGRTHLAYKAEHVVDIETELILAAEVYHGDHSDTKTLCDSVMEAQTHLSEAGLEAQIEEAVADKGYHAAEQLELVTSVGVRTYVPEPKRRGESRLSAKPVEQQRAVKGNRRRTKTAKNKRLQRLRSERVERSFAHVCDTGGSRRTWLRGIDKVRKRLLTSALVRNLGLVMRKLFGIGTPRGLQGEGGSAGLMQLAWLLIAAMKNLWDTHARLGARPTESRLQLLTVGGPQEYALRSTGC